From one Tsukamurella tyrosinosolvens genomic stretch:
- a CDS encoding AMP-binding protein: MTLSPSAHEDTFARDHLPPPEQWPTLEFTLPELQYPDRLNAAVALIDEGAQRFGARPAIRTPEGLVWTYEDLRAVSDRVAQVLIDELGVRPGNRVLLREGNTPWLVAAWLGALKAGAVLVTTMPMLRPTELVDLLERTTPAVCLSGAAAAPDLREALQRSGSGAALVLIGGDDPDRLEARAARHDGAFTPVATAADDVALLCPTSGSTGRPKITMHFHRDVLANADTFARHVLRPAPDDVFAGSPPLAFTFGLGGLVVFPLRFGASSVLTERATPVRLAEVVAEHGVTVLFTAPTAYRAIIRSGGAGLLRGVRVGVSAGEHLSDETFDLVRDECGLELVNGIGCTELLHVFLSTAPGRTVAGALGHPVPGYRATVLGPDDEEVGPGVAGRLAAIGPTGCRYLDDARQLGYVVDGWNVTGDTVVRDADGTFRFQARSDSMIVSSGYNIGGPEVEAAICADDAVVEAAVVGRPDTERGAVVCAFVVLRDGEDGGAAMVRRIQDGVKARLAPYKYPRDVRFVDALPRNPSGKLQHFRLREQLAREADAAVRG, translated from the coding sequence ATGACCCTGTCGCCCAGCGCCCACGAGGACACCTTCGCCCGCGACCACCTGCCGCCGCCGGAGCAGTGGCCGACGCTCGAGTTCACGCTGCCCGAACTGCAGTACCCCGACCGGCTCAACGCCGCCGTGGCCCTCATCGACGAGGGCGCGCAGCGATTCGGGGCGCGGCCCGCGATCCGCACCCCCGAGGGCCTCGTCTGGACGTACGAGGATCTCCGCGCCGTGTCCGACCGGGTCGCGCAGGTCCTCATCGACGAGCTCGGCGTGCGGCCAGGCAACCGGGTCCTGCTCCGCGAGGGCAACACCCCGTGGCTCGTGGCCGCCTGGCTCGGCGCCCTCAAGGCCGGCGCCGTGCTCGTCACCACCATGCCGATGCTCCGCCCCACGGAGCTCGTGGACCTCCTGGAGCGGACCACCCCCGCCGTCTGCCTCAGCGGGGCGGCCGCAGCACCCGACCTCCGCGAGGCGCTGCAGCGCAGCGGATCCGGCGCCGCGCTGGTCCTCATCGGCGGCGACGACCCCGATCGGCTCGAGGCGCGCGCCGCGCGGCACGACGGTGCCTTCACGCCCGTGGCGACGGCCGCCGACGACGTCGCGCTGCTGTGCCCGACCTCGGGCAGCACCGGCCGGCCGAAGATCACCATGCACTTCCACCGCGACGTCCTGGCGAACGCCGACACCTTCGCGCGACACGTGCTCCGGCCGGCGCCGGACGACGTCTTCGCGGGATCGCCGCCGCTCGCCTTCACGTTCGGTCTCGGCGGGCTGGTCGTCTTCCCCCTGCGCTTCGGGGCGAGCAGCGTCCTCACCGAACGGGCCACACCGGTGCGGCTCGCGGAGGTGGTCGCCGAACACGGCGTGACGGTCCTGTTCACCGCCCCTACCGCGTACCGCGCGATCATCCGCAGCGGCGGCGCGGGCCTACTCCGCGGCGTCCGCGTCGGCGTCTCCGCCGGCGAACACCTGTCGGACGAGACCTTCGACCTGGTCCGCGACGAGTGCGGCCTCGAGCTGGTCAACGGCATCGGCTGCACCGAGCTGCTGCACGTCTTCCTCTCCACCGCACCCGGCCGCACCGTCGCCGGAGCACTCGGCCATCCCGTGCCCGGCTACCGCGCCACGGTGCTCGGCCCGGACGACGAGGAGGTCGGCCCGGGCGTCGCGGGGCGCCTCGCCGCCATCGGCCCCACGGGCTGCCGCTACCTCGACGATGCCCGGCAGCTCGGCTACGTGGTGGACGGCTGGAACGTCACGGGCGACACCGTCGTCCGCGACGCCGACGGCACGTTCCGCTTCCAGGCCCGGTCCGACTCGATGATCGTCTCCTCCGGCTACAACATCGGCGGCCCCGAGGTCGAGGCGGCGATCTGCGCCGACGACGCCGTCGTCGAGGCCGCCGTCGTCGGCCGGCCCGACACCGAGCGCGGCGCCGTCGTGTGCGCGTTCGTCGTGCTGCGCGACGGCGAGGATGGCGGCGCGGCGATGGTGCGGCGGATCCAGGACGGCGTGAAGGCCCGCCTCGCGCCCTACAAGTACCCGCGGGACGTCCGCTTCGTGGACGCCCTGCCCCGCAACCCCTCCGGCAAGCTCCAGCACTTCCGGCTCCGAGAACAACTGGCCCGCGAGGCCGACGCCGCGGTCCGCGGCTGA
- a CDS encoding acyl-CoA thioesterase encodes MTTVDEFTSNVADSARFLDAVRLTEADDAPAGHRAFTATTQYVPWPKAYGGDLVAQAVAAACATVEGKTVHSAHSYFLRPAEIGGDVRYEVEILRDGRGYATRHVRGLQGGKVIYTCYASFAAGADGTEVPGPPLVGEVTTTALVGVPDPESLPSSAEALAGREGADTDYWSHGRSFEMRHVPDPIYLPGDRDRVPRQAVWIKAFSDLPEEQTVHDIALAYCCDYTILEPSLRALGASWSDEGLRTASLDHAMWFHRPARLDDWVLYSQESVNVGSSRGLNTGRFHDRKGTHLATVCQEGLLAQ; translated from the coding sequence ATGACCACCGTCGACGAGTTCACCAGCAACGTGGCCGATTCCGCACGCTTCCTCGACGCGGTGCGCCTCACCGAGGCCGACGACGCCCCCGCGGGGCACCGCGCGTTCACGGCCACTACCCAGTACGTCCCGTGGCCCAAGGCCTACGGCGGCGACCTCGTGGCGCAGGCGGTGGCCGCGGCGTGCGCCACGGTCGAGGGCAAGACCGTGCACTCGGCCCACAGCTACTTCCTCCGCCCGGCCGAGATCGGCGGCGACGTCCGCTACGAGGTCGAGATCCTCCGCGACGGGCGGGGATACGCCACCCGGCACGTACGCGGCCTGCAGGGCGGCAAGGTGATCTACACCTGCTACGCCTCCTTCGCCGCCGGAGCAGACGGGACCGAGGTGCCCGGTCCGCCGCTCGTCGGCGAGGTCACGACGACCGCTCTCGTGGGCGTTCCCGACCCGGAGAGCCTCCCGAGTTCGGCCGAGGCCCTCGCGGGCCGCGAGGGGGCCGACACCGACTACTGGTCGCACGGCCGCAGTTTCGAGATGCGGCATGTGCCCGACCCGATCTACCTCCCCGGCGACCGGGACCGCGTCCCGCGCCAGGCGGTGTGGATCAAGGCCTTCTCGGATCTTCCCGAGGAGCAGACGGTGCACGACATCGCGTTGGCCTACTGCTGCGACTACACGATCCTCGAGCCCTCGCTGCGGGCGCTGGGCGCGTCCTGGTCGGACGAGGGTCTGCGCACCGCCAGCCTCGACCACGCGATGTGGTTCCACCGCCCCGCGCGCCTGGACGACTGGGTGCTCTACTCGCAGGAGTCGGTCAACGTCGGCTCCTCCCGCGGCCTCAACACGGGCCGCTTCCACGACCGCAAGGGCACCCACCTGGCCACCGTGTGCCAGGAGGGGCTGCTCGCGCAGTGA
- a CDS encoding cupin domain-containing protein, whose product MTEQIVDPALLPTGDVPVVTRHGAESTDTAQSGDCIRVSGVSVQHTPATKIWYGQVRNKPGYRSLPHHHGEAETGGYVLSGHGRIYYGEGYAQYTDMTEGDWVFVPPYMPHVEANMSVTDDLVWLTCRTPENIVVNLDDVDDAALEGYRRA is encoded by the coding sequence ATGACCGAACAGATCGTCGATCCCGCGCTCCTGCCCACCGGCGACGTCCCCGTCGTCACCCGCCACGGCGCCGAGAGCACCGACACCGCCCAGTCCGGCGACTGCATCCGCGTCTCCGGCGTCAGCGTCCAGCACACGCCTGCCACGAAGATCTGGTACGGCCAGGTGCGCAACAAGCCCGGCTACCGGTCGTTGCCGCACCACCACGGCGAGGCCGAGACCGGCGGCTACGTCCTTTCGGGCCACGGCCGGATCTACTACGGCGAGGGTTACGCCCAGTACACCGACATGACCGAGGGGGACTGGGTCTTCGTGCCGCCCTACATGCCCCACGTCGAGGCGAACATGTCCGTCACCGACGACCTCGTCTGGCTGACCTGCCGCACGCCGGAGAACATCGTCGTCAACCTCGACGATGTCGACGACGCCGCGCTCGAGGGGTACCGCCGCGCATGA
- a CDS encoding fumarylacetoacetate hydrolase family protein translates to MRLATHRLGDGTVATVDVGDGARCTDAASVDELLRREDWRAAARRAADEGAPLPSSARPLAPILAPGKVLCCGLNFRAHIEEMGRGVPAVPTFFAKWADTLVGPDADVALSAGDTEKLDWEAELAVVVGADLRRASVAECAAAIAGYTVSNDVSLRDRQWATTQWLSGKSWDATTPIGPVVVTADAFDPVEHTVTCRVDGESVQHAPLDDLLFPPAELLHHASRFTRLRPGDLVLTGTPAGVGAGRDPQRFLTDGQVLETEISGIGLLRNTIRISS, encoded by the coding sequence ATGAGGCTCGCAACCCATCGGCTCGGCGACGGGACGGTCGCCACGGTGGACGTCGGAGACGGCGCGCGGTGCACCGACGCCGCGAGTGTCGACGAGCTCCTGCGCCGGGAGGACTGGCGCGCCGCGGCCCGCCGCGCCGCGGACGAGGGCGCACCGCTCCCGTCCTCAGCACGCCCGCTCGCGCCGATCCTCGCCCCGGGCAAGGTGCTGTGCTGCGGACTGAACTTTCGCGCGCACATCGAGGAGATGGGGCGGGGCGTGCCCGCCGTGCCCACCTTCTTCGCGAAGTGGGCCGATACGCTCGTCGGCCCCGACGCCGACGTCGCCCTCTCCGCAGGTGACACCGAGAAGCTCGACTGGGAGGCCGAACTCGCCGTCGTCGTCGGCGCGGACCTGCGCCGCGCCTCCGTCGCCGAATGCGCCGCGGCGATCGCCGGCTACACCGTGAGCAACGACGTCTCCCTCCGCGACCGACAGTGGGCCACCACGCAGTGGCTCTCCGGGAAGTCGTGGGACGCCACGACGCCCATCGGTCCGGTCGTCGTCACCGCCGACGCCTTCGACCCCGTCGAGCACACCGTGACCTGCCGCGTCGACGGCGAGTCCGTGCAGCACGCGCCGCTCGACGACCTGCTCTTCCCACCTGCCGAACTGCTGCACCACGCCTCGCGATTCACCCGCCTGCGCCCTGGCGATCTGGTGCTCACCGGTACCCCGGCCGGCGTGGGCGCGGGCCGCGATCCCCAGCGCTTCCTCACCGACGGGCAGGTCCTGGAGACGGAGATCTCGGGGATCGGGCTCCTGCGCAACACCATCCGCATCTCGTCCTGA
- a CDS encoding RidA family protein: MPAKVTVNPPQLAVPRGFAHGTRVGNTLHLGGQTAMDADGAIVPGGIVEQFRRAFSNVLATVAEAGGTPDDLVSVTIYLTDVQDYQRNGREIGRIWRELAGDHYPAMAGIGISELWQPEALIEIAGIAEIGSGARG; the protein is encoded by the coding sequence ATGCCCGCCAAGGTCACCGTCAATCCCCCGCAGCTCGCCGTCCCCCGCGGCTTCGCGCACGGCACGCGCGTCGGGAACACGCTCCACCTCGGCGGACAGACCGCCATGGACGCCGACGGCGCGATCGTGCCCGGAGGCATCGTCGAGCAGTTCCGCCGCGCCTTCTCGAACGTGCTCGCGACCGTGGCCGAGGCGGGTGGCACGCCCGACGACCTGGTGTCGGTGACCATCTACCTCACCGACGTGCAGGACTACCAGCGCAACGGCAGGGAGATCGGCCGCATCTGGCGCGAGCTCGCGGGCGACCACTACCCCGCCATGGCCGGGATCGGCATCAGCGAGCTGTGGCAGCCCGAAGCGCTGATCGAGATCGCGGGCATCGCCGAGATCGGATCGGGCGCACGGGGGTAA
- a CDS encoding PaaX family transcriptional regulator — protein MTEAVRPQPLVRDLIVSLFGLYGRGAEPLPISQIIALIGTAGPDEQSVRSSVSRMKSRGLLDAATPGHYRLAGRRAAAFEAGDSRIFGDHPYDPAAPWALAVFSVPESQRARRVLLKKTLGEMGFGVVGASVYIAPSGIGAEARARLSQLDLDGYVEWFDLHPPASDRLRAEAGGWWDLDALADEYRTFLAEFTPVRVRWDTEPGPDAEAFADHLHLVTAWRDLPYRDPGLPTAALPDDWPGAPARELFLHLRGALAEPAARFAGHADLERRD, from the coding sequence ATGACGGAGGCAGTGCGACCGCAGCCGCTGGTGCGCGACCTCATCGTGTCGCTGTTCGGGCTCTACGGCCGCGGCGCGGAGCCGCTCCCCATCTCCCAGATCATCGCCCTGATCGGCACCGCCGGGCCGGACGAGCAGTCCGTGCGCTCCAGCGTCTCCCGGATGAAGTCCCGGGGCCTCCTCGACGCCGCGACGCCGGGCCACTACCGCCTCGCGGGGCGCCGCGCCGCGGCCTTCGAGGCCGGCGACAGCCGGATCTTCGGCGATCACCCGTACGACCCCGCCGCGCCGTGGGCCCTCGCCGTCTTCTCCGTGCCCGAGTCCCAGCGCGCGCGCCGCGTGCTGTTGAAGAAGACCCTGGGAGAGATGGGCTTCGGCGTCGTCGGCGCCAGCGTGTACATCGCCCCGTCGGGGATCGGCGCGGAGGCCCGAGCGCGCCTGAGCCAGCTCGATCTCGACGGCTATGTGGAATGGTTCGACCTGCATCCCCCGGCCTCGGACCGGCTCCGCGCAGAGGCCGGCGGCTGGTGGGACCTCGACGCCCTCGCCGACGAGTACCGCACGTTCCTCGCCGAGTTCACCCCCGTCCGTGTCCGGTGGGACACGGAACCGGGGCCGGACGCGGAGGCCTTCGCCGATCACCTCCACCTGGTCACGGCGTGGCGCGACCTGCCCTACCGGGACCCCGGCCTGCCCACTGCTGCGCTGCCCGATGATTGGCCCGGTGCACCCGCCCGTGAGCTCTTCCTCCACCTGCGCGGCGCGCTCGCCGAACCCGCGGCCAGATTCGCGGGCCACGCCGACCTGGAGCGGCGCGACTGA
- a CDS encoding MFS transporter, with amino-acid sequence MLCAAGIVVALMQTIIVPLIPQLPGMLGTTPTNASWTLTITLLVGAVGTPIAGRLGDMFGKRRVLLGTMAAVALGSTVCALATAFLPFLIGRGLQGLGIGAIAVGISILRDIVPAVRLGSAVGTMSASLGVGGALGLPFAASIARHVSWHALFWACALAAVVCGAAILRSVPEGPADPGGSFDAIGTVGLTAVLTFVLLPLSKAAEWGWTDPLTLGLFAAFVVTGAAWWRYELRTPNALIDVRTLLHRPILLTNAASIATGFAFYAMQMMPIQLLMAPEQSPAGLGLGMVAASLVLMPSGLVMFAFSRVSSWITDRRGARISLAVGAVVIAGGYLVLLLAIAGPWTVHWAWILASSALVGAGLGIAYSAMPALIMAVVPVEQTGEANGVNALMRSVGTSMATAVVAMVLTGATVVTATPAGPVETPSTGAYTATILLCLVVCAVAAACSLAIPRRPAAEAPRDC; translated from the coding sequence GTGCTGTGCGCCGCGGGCATCGTCGTCGCCCTCATGCAGACGATCATCGTGCCGCTCATCCCCCAGCTCCCGGGGATGCTGGGCACGACCCCGACCAATGCGTCGTGGACCCTTACGATCACGCTGCTCGTCGGCGCGGTCGGCACTCCCATCGCCGGGCGACTGGGCGACATGTTCGGTAAGCGCCGGGTGCTGCTCGGCACCATGGCCGCGGTCGCGCTGGGATCCACCGTGTGCGCGCTCGCGACGGCCTTCCTCCCGTTCCTCATCGGACGGGGCCTGCAGGGCCTCGGCATCGGCGCGATCGCCGTCGGCATCAGCATCCTGCGCGACATCGTCCCCGCGGTGCGGCTCGGCTCCGCAGTGGGCACCATGAGCGCCTCGCTCGGCGTCGGAGGTGCCCTGGGCCTGCCCTTCGCCGCGTCGATCGCGCGGCACGTCAGCTGGCACGCCCTGTTCTGGGCGTGCGCGCTCGCCGCGGTGGTGTGCGGCGCGGCGATCCTGCGGTCCGTGCCGGAGGGCCCGGCCGACCCCGGCGGCAGCTTCGACGCCATCGGCACCGTCGGCCTCACGGCGGTCCTGACCTTCGTCCTGCTCCCCCTGTCGAAGGCCGCCGAATGGGGCTGGACCGACCCGCTGACGCTGGGGCTCTTCGCGGCCTTCGTCGTGACGGGCGCCGCGTGGTGGCGGTACGAGCTGCGCACCCCGAACGCGCTCATCGACGTGCGGACGCTCCTGCACCGGCCGATCCTGCTCACCAACGCGGCGTCGATCGCCACCGGTTTCGCCTTCTACGCGATGCAGATGATGCCGATCCAGCTGCTCATGGCGCCGGAGCAGAGCCCCGCCGGGCTGGGGCTCGGCATGGTCGCGGCCAGCCTCGTCCTGATGCCGAGCGGGCTGGTGATGTTCGCCTTCTCCCGCGTCAGCTCGTGGATCACCGACCGCCGGGGCGCACGGATCTCGCTCGCCGTCGGCGCCGTCGTCATCGCCGGCGGCTACCTGGTGCTGCTCCTGGCGATCGCCGGGCCGTGGACCGTGCACTGGGCCTGGATCCTGGCGTCGAGCGCGCTCGTCGGAGCCGGGCTCGGCATCGCCTATTCGGCGATGCCCGCGCTGATCATGGCCGTCGTGCCGGTCGAGCAGACCGGCGAGGCCAACGGCGTCAACGCGCTCATGCGCTCGGTCGGCACGTCGATGGCGACCGCAGTCGTCGCGATGGTGCTCACGGGCGCCACCGTCGTCACCGCGACCCCGGCGGGGCCGGTCGAAACGCCGTCGACCGGCGCATACACCGCAACGATCCTGCTGTGCCTCGTCGTCTGCGCCGTCGCCGCGGCATGCTCGCTCGCGATCCCGCGCCGGCCGGCGGCGGAGGCGCCCCGCGACTGTTAG
- a CDS encoding lipase family protein produces MVPITPSALPRAVTSRVGGLLRGLATPDPVTPIGPPNWSGLDAREHAGPAMPPGSPIDRVPLAAELSLDEAAEAYRFLYSTTNQHGAAVSTAALFLPAGDAPEGGWPVIAWAHGTVGLCDDATPSAQPQSERQQFYLGHWLRHGYAVVATDYAGMGTPGLMSYLNGKVEAHNLIDSVQAAGRLGLPLARRWALVGQSQGAGAAMNGARYAAEFGAEYGLDLRGTVATGTPANIERVAQFLRPSFPPIVLPPLTNVYAAYILAGIRDARPDLGIDGLLSDEGRRIVDLSERLSLYDTREAVRGAKISTWVTAPLRTVPGVYDALHAHMGTPTQGYDRPIFLGHGLTDIDVPVASGLSLAAALALHRQPVTLKLYPTDHFGTVYAAADDAAAFLARIMENQE; encoded by the coding sequence GTGGTGCCGATCACGCCGTCCGCCCTGCCCCGCGCGGTGACGAGCCGCGTCGGCGGCCTGCTCCGGGGCCTCGCGACCCCCGACCCCGTCACGCCCATCGGGCCGCCGAACTGGTCCGGCCTCGACGCGCGTGAGCACGCGGGCCCCGCGATGCCGCCCGGCAGCCCGATCGACCGGGTGCCGCTGGCCGCGGAGCTGAGCCTCGACGAGGCCGCTGAGGCGTACCGCTTCCTCTACTCCACCACCAACCAGCACGGGGCCGCCGTGAGCACGGCCGCGCTGTTCCTGCCCGCCGGCGACGCCCCCGAGGGCGGGTGGCCGGTGATCGCGTGGGCGCACGGCACCGTCGGGCTGTGCGACGACGCGACCCCCTCGGCCCAGCCCCAGTCCGAGCGGCAGCAGTTCTACCTGGGGCACTGGCTGCGGCACGGCTACGCCGTTGTCGCCACCGACTACGCCGGCATGGGCACCCCGGGCCTGATGAGCTACCTGAACGGGAAGGTCGAGGCGCACAACCTCATCGACTCGGTCCAGGCCGCCGGGCGGCTGGGGCTCCCCCTGGCCCGACGGTGGGCCCTCGTCGGGCAGTCCCAGGGCGCCGGGGCCGCCATGAACGGTGCCCGCTACGCCGCCGAGTTCGGCGCTGAGTACGGCCTCGACCTGCGCGGGACCGTCGCGACCGGCACCCCCGCGAACATCGAGCGGGTCGCGCAGTTCCTGCGGCCCTCGTTCCCGCCGATCGTGCTGCCGCCGCTGACCAACGTCTACGCGGCGTACATCCTCGCCGGCATCCGCGACGCGCGCCCCGACCTCGGGATCGACGGGCTGCTCAGCGACGAGGGCCGGCGGATCGTGGACCTGTCCGAGCGGCTGAGCCTGTACGACACCCGCGAGGCGGTGCGCGGCGCGAAGATCAGCACGTGGGTGACCGCCCCGTTGCGCACAGTTCCCGGCGTCTACGACGCGCTGCACGCGCACATGGGCACGCCGACGCAGGGGTACGACCGGCCGATCTTCCTCGGCCACGGCCTGACCGACATCGACGTGCCGGTCGCCTCCGGGCTCTCGCTCGCCGCAGCGCTCGCGCTGCACCGCCAACCCGTCACGCTCAAGCTGTACCCCACCGACCACTTCGGCACCGTGTACGCGGCCGCCGACGACGCCGCCGCCTTCCTGGCGCGGATCATGGAGAACCAGGAGTAG
- a CDS encoding SDR family NAD(P)-dependent oxidoreductase: MKDFHGKVAVVTGVASGMGRELALELARQGAKLSLCDYDAAGLEATAADARALGAEVHTKVVNVGEREQILAYADEVAEHYGVVNLVFNNAGIAHHASVEKTSFKDYDRLMDVDFWGVVNSSKAFLPHLIASGDGHIANTSSIFGLFGVGGQSAYNAAKFAVRGFTEALRIEMLSSGHNVGVSCVHPGGIKTDICNNATVAEGQDQAAFADFFNKHLARTSAASAARTILHGVKKNHGRILIGPDAVALDLLVRVTGSGYQRLMSFVDGQQSRFL, encoded by the coding sequence ATGAAGGACTTCCACGGCAAGGTCGCCGTCGTCACGGGCGTCGCGTCCGGAATGGGCCGCGAGCTGGCTCTGGAGCTCGCCCGGCAGGGCGCGAAGCTCTCACTGTGCGACTACGACGCCGCGGGCCTCGAGGCGACCGCGGCGGACGCCCGCGCCCTGGGCGCCGAGGTGCACACCAAGGTCGTCAACGTCGGCGAGCGCGAGCAGATCCTCGCGTACGCGGACGAGGTCGCCGAGCACTACGGCGTGGTCAACCTCGTGTTCAACAACGCCGGGATCGCGCACCACGCGAGTGTCGAGAAGACCTCCTTCAAGGACTACGACCGCCTGATGGACGTCGACTTCTGGGGCGTGGTGAACAGCTCCAAGGCGTTCCTGCCGCACCTCATCGCCTCGGGCGACGGGCACATCGCCAACACCAGCTCGATCTTCGGCCTCTTCGGCGTCGGCGGGCAGAGCGCCTACAACGCCGCGAAGTTCGCGGTCCGCGGCTTCACCGAGGCGTTGCGGATCGAGATGCTCTCGAGCGGGCACAACGTGGGCGTGAGCTGCGTGCACCCGGGCGGCATCAAGACCGACATCTGCAACAACGCCACCGTCGCCGAGGGGCAGGATCAGGCCGCCTTCGCCGACTTCTTCAACAAGCACCTCGCGCGCACCAGCGCCGCCTCGGCGGCCCGGACCATTCTGCACGGGGTCAAGAAGAACCACGGCCGCATCCTCATCGGACCCGATGCCGTCGCGCTCGACCTGCTCGTCCGGGTCACCGGCTCCGGGTACCAGCGCCTCATGTCCTTCGTCGACGGTCAGCAGTCCCGCTTCCTCTGA
- a CDS encoding flavin monoamine oxidase family protein produces MTDVDVIVVGAGLAGLSAARCLTAEGRTVRVLEARDRVAGRNHGGLLSNGTPVELGGQWIGPDQTAALDLVAELGLETFPSYDDGDAITFVDGRAVRYADESFGLDEVSLAEVGRLWVAIETLAAGVDPAAPWDADGAADLDRHNVDTWVGANTQNAMARSFFRIIVPAVFSAETAELSFLHFLAYIRSGTSLAMLLTTGKGAQDSRVVGGTHLISERMAEQLGESVVLGAVVRTITQDDGGVTVAYENADGTPGGALTADEVVVAIPPTLAGRIRYLPALPSSRDGLTQQIPAGSVIKVQVGYDRPFWREEGLSGFVISLDDAFNVVLDNSPQDASCGVLVGFLEGAHARAAERLTPAERRDLVLGALVKYFGPQAATPFDYVEMDWCAEEFSRGCYGGRLGCGVWTQYGHALAAPVGRIHWAGAETASRWNGYMDGAIRSGRRAAEEILAQRAR; encoded by the coding sequence ATGACGGATGTGGACGTGATCGTGGTGGGCGCCGGTCTGGCGGGCCTCTCGGCAGCGCGGTGCCTGACGGCCGAGGGGCGGACGGTGCGGGTGCTCGAGGCGCGGGATCGCGTCGCCGGCCGCAACCACGGTGGTCTCCTCAGCAACGGGACGCCCGTGGAGCTGGGCGGGCAGTGGATCGGCCCCGACCAGACCGCCGCGCTCGATCTCGTGGCCGAGCTCGGGCTGGAGACCTTCCCCTCCTACGACGACGGTGACGCGATCACCTTCGTGGACGGGCGCGCCGTCCGGTACGCCGACGAGAGCTTCGGTCTCGACGAGGTGTCGCTCGCGGAGGTCGGGCGGCTGTGGGTGGCCATCGAGACCCTCGCCGCGGGCGTCGACCCGGCCGCGCCGTGGGACGCCGACGGTGCCGCCGATCTCGACCGACACAACGTCGACACCTGGGTGGGCGCGAACACCCAGAACGCGATGGCGCGCAGCTTCTTCCGGATCATCGTGCCGGCCGTCTTCTCCGCCGAGACGGCCGAGCTCTCGTTCCTGCACTTCCTGGCCTACATCCGTTCGGGGACCAGTCTGGCGATGCTGCTCACCACCGGGAAGGGTGCGCAGGACTCCCGGGTGGTCGGGGGGACGCACCTGATCTCGGAGCGGATGGCGGAGCAGCTGGGGGAGTCGGTCGTCCTCGGCGCCGTGGTCCGCACGATCACGCAGGACGACGGGGGCGTCACCGTCGCCTACGAGAACGCCGACGGCACGCCCGGCGGCGCGCTCACCGCCGACGAGGTGGTCGTCGCGATTCCGCCGACCCTCGCCGGCCGTATCCGCTACCTGCCGGCGCTGCCCTCTTCCCGCGACGGACTGACTCAGCAGATCCCCGCCGGCTCGGTGATCAAGGTGCAGGTCGGCTACGACCGCCCCTTCTGGCGCGAGGAGGGGCTCAGCGGCTTCGTCATCAGCCTCGACGACGCTTTCAATGTGGTCCTCGACAACTCCCCGCAGGACGCGAGCTGCGGCGTCCTCGTCGGCTTCCTCGAGGGGGCGCACGCTCGGGCCGCGGAACGACTCACTCCGGCCGAGCGGCGCGATCTGGTCCTCGGCGCCCTGGTGAAGTACTTCGGCCCGCAGGCGGCGACACCCTTCGACTACGTCGAGATGGACTGGTGCGCCGAGGAGTTCAGCCGCGGCTGCTACGGCGGCCGGCTCGGCTGCGGCGTGTGGACCCAGTACGGTCACGCCCTCGCCGCGCCTGTCGGTCGGATCCACTGGGCGGGCGCGGAGACCGCGAGCCGCTGGAACGGCTACATGGACGGCGCTATCCGCTCCGGCCGGCGCGCCGCCGAGGAGATCCTCGCCCAGCGGGCCCGGTGA